The following is a genomic window from Solanum stenotomum isolate F172 chromosome 4, ASM1918654v1, whole genome shotgun sequence.
ATACAAGCACATGAAATCCCTTTTAACCTGTacaggaaaaaagaaaaagatcatGAACACAGAAAATGGTTAAGGAAGGCTGGAAAAAAGTCTAGAGGAAGCACATATTCTACCTTGAGACCAAGGTAAGTAAGGAACCCTTTGGGATCCTTCAGATACTCAACATCAGGTATGAAGAATCCATGATTCTTGTGCATGTGAATCATGCAGCTCTCAATGGTCTTGTGTTCTTTATCACACATGAAGCAACACGATGGGTCTAAGTTTCCAACGTATTCATCATCACTATCTTCATCCATATTGCCATTAGATGTATGCTCATTCATCTTCAAGTCTGTTAAAGAATCAGTGGCTTCACTAATCATCTCTTCATCTGGATCAACCTCCTCCCATTCACTTTCATCACTTTCATCATTCTCCTCAATATCCTCTTTAGCCTTGCGTGAAGTTTCATTTCGAGGGTGGCGTAGAAACGGCTTGATTGTAACACTATTCTCATTAGGATGACCTGGTCGTTGAGAAGCCCGCGCTAGGTGAGTTTTAGATTTCAGATGCTGAGCATGAGCCTTGGAGCTTCTATACTCTTTGTCACACAGACCACAGACATATAGCAATGGAGTTTCACTTAACTTTTCCTTCTCTTCTGCAAGTGCAGCCTGTCTGGCTAGAAAAATAGTCTCTCTCACTCCAGGAACTCCTGCGACCTGAAAAAACCATGCATGAGAGCAAAAACATCAATTCTGCATACTTACCATGAAGCCATTCCATAACAAACCATATGGAAGAGATGTAGACATATATAGTCATCAATCCTAAGCTTTGATGAATGATACATGAACTAAAGTCCCTAGTGAGGTAGCATTCAGTTGAAAAATATCAATTGGACACAGGTTCCTTTACCAGACTCATACTCTTCCTGGCCTATGAAAATAATAGGTAAAGAGGCCAGTGATATGTGGGATTTCAGTAACGAAACCAgagatataaaaagaaaaaaaatcctatGAAGCATCAAATATGACTTCCATTTTTCTGTCACCAAGTATAAAGGGTAACAATATGTCATTTCCCCAACAAAACCAAACTAGAAATTTATCCTTTCGAGTTAAAAAGATAAGGAGGAAGGTGTCACATTTGTAAGACAAGAGTATGTCAAACCCTCCCCTCCCCCCAATCCCTTCTGATAAGCAAGAAATCCTCCATTGCCAGCTGTGCATAGTTCAAAACTTGACACACAATGAGTCTGACACTCAACCCTTCTTCACTTTAATATCAGTTCTTTTGTTCCTAACCCACATATCATGCTCCACACTCTTTTACTACTTACCATAATAAATCCCATCCCAATAATCAACTTACAACTACATAAGTCATGACATACTGAACTTCACATTATCAGCTTAAAATTGAGTAAGCCTCCCCCCCCACCCTACAAAAAATCCAGGTCCTTCTTATCTTTTACTCTAGCATCTATACCCTCTCGAATTACTAATCTTCACGCTTACTTCACAAAATAGTGCTCTACCAGAAGAACCTCTAACTACAGAAAAATTAAATTGGAATCATCAAATGATTCAAATCAAAAGCACCCTCTGTACTTATAAAATTTCCTCTAAGCAACTGCCAATATTTTTACAATCATATGTTCTCGTGATCTTCATATTCCTAATGTTCATCTCTACTTCATCCACCTAACTGATCCAAAACTGATAATACACCAGCTGTGGACTTGGAGAAGCTCTCCGCGTGACATCAAGTGTAATATTTACCCCTCTCGATTCTTAGCACATGGTGACAACTGAACCCCTTCATCCTTTGGTTTCCCAGACAGAGGGCTAAGGGAAGGGCATAGTTTTTCCCAGCAggagcaaaaaaaaaagctaCTTTATTTGTTACAACTATCTACACCTTGATGgataaagtcctatttgatgaAAGACGGCAAGTATTAATTAGTTGAGGCTGAGGTGCATCCAAGTTTACAATTTCTAGTTTATGGGTTTCAATCTacaattcttcttttttctgaTAACCGTGGTATACGGACCAGCTCACAGGCACCTCCACAAAACATCTACCACCTCCCACCTACAACAAGTACTAGGTAACTCTATCCATTATCACCTAGTGTTTTATCTCTACTGCGATTTAAACTCGAGACCTCATGGTGCTCaacacaattatttttctttactgGGTTCtgaaaagattgaatctttctAACACAAATACAAGGTTTAAGCCAAAATTAGGTAATTCTATCCATCATCACCTAGTGTTTTATCTCTACTGTGATTTGAACTCGAGACCTCATGGTGCTCAACAGAATCATTTTTCTTTACTGGGTTCTGAaaagattgattttttaaaCACACATACAANTTCTTTATATATACTTGTAACGCTGCGTGTAAGGGTTTGTATCACAAAATGCTTTGAAGGAGGCGAGGCCGCTAGGCGGTCAATATTTAGGCCTAATATCACAAAGTGCTCACATCTTATGTTTATTCCaaattttccctaaattttaGAAGAATTGAAATTTAGACCAAAAAAATATTGGGATAAACTTAGACGTCGTTCGGTACTCAGTAGTTGGTTTGAAGATAAGTTATGTAGACACTAAATCAGGTATAAGTAATAGTACCACGTTTGGTAACTAATTAGGAGCTAAATTActcatgtataaaattaatacggTGTCTGATTTGCAATTTAGAAACTCACATAATCCTACATGTATAAAATTACTATTACATGCATAACTTTAATCAACTATCAAACGACTCTCAGGGGGTTTCAAGTGAAAATTTTCTTACACTCACAAAACTTCTAACtttttttcaagttaaatacatatacaaatgCAATTACAACTTTCAAACAATctttttcaactattttttcaaatattatacttttttttaaaagatcacattttttatgtttaaatgcCTACTTAGTCCATTGACAAAATTGGCTTAGAAAAAACTCACCATGGAAGGATGAAAGAGTAATTAACCAAatttgcttaattttttttttttaatcctagCAAGAGTCTCGACTTATCTTAAAAAAAATGCAACtaataaaagagaaattgaaTAAGAGGGTGAAGTTTAGGGAAGAAATGAGGGGTTAATATGCAAAAAGAGGATAAGAGTGTAAAATCCATACTCATAGTGTCTAACGAGAGTTTGTAGGTCACTTTAATACTATATTTACCTATCTttcttttaaacaaaaaataaataaaaatatttacctaTCTTAATACTGACattacaatcacaaaaaaaCTCTAAAAGATCCTATATTGAGTTTTACTATATAAGTGAAGAATGTCAAAACGAGAGTATATGGGTCGATTTAATATTATATCTACCTATCTCTATTACTAGTGGGATCAACAATCTTTTATATGATATATTGCTCATTTGTACATTACTATCGTTTATCGtacatgaaaatataaaaaattgccaaaaaaaaaggaaaaagaagtagCAAATCTAACTAACTGTTCCACTGAATATTAGATCACAATGTACATTgtgggataaaaaaaattgtaattttgaaaattaatcttATGTGGAAAGATATGTAGCTAATACAAACTAAAATCTATTCCAACATTTGTATGCATATCTCCTCCTAACAAAAATGTCtcaaaatcaagaagaaaaaatattgtggTTCTACATGGGACGGAGCTACAATTATACTTATAGATTAGACAAAACCTAATAACTTTGACTCGCATATATATAAATCCAGAACCCAATAAACCGACTTTTCTAGAATTCAGAACCTATAAACTCAAAACTACAAGAGAGAATCCCAAAGAGTAGCAGCATTTTCGCCACACTTGGCGTGTACATGCTTGATTCTCTGGACGGATTTGCAAATTCCACTGCAACTCCATTCGAACGATGCTACACAAACTTTACCAGATTGTGCTTTCCATTCGCATTCTGCAACAATATAAGAAGTCGTAAAACATCATTTAGTTTAAAGAGTTTAAGTTCTATACACTGACGGTATAAACAATATGCAATCTACAAGTTGTTTACCAGGAGGAGTTCCACAACACATGCTACGATCATCGATGTGTTCAACTTCAAGACCGATTAACCATGCACCAAGTGAAACATCTTCATTTGCATATTTATGCAGAATAGGCCTGAAATCACCATATTGTTTCACTACAAGATAATCAAATATtctctccgtttcaatttgtctGTCTTACTTTCCTGTTTAGTACGTTAATGAAGAACGCCTCTTTCATTTCTTCACAACTTTTTACTCCTAACTTTCCACAttacatgtttaagatcaaaagattcaaaagttcatctttactttcttaaactccgtgtcaagtcaaaaccagacaatcaaattgaaacagagggagtacaaGACTAGTTCTTGATTATTTACAGAACGCGCATTGCAACTTTACAAGTACGATCTTCTATCCGATTAAAACTTGTTATCCATATCAGAGATTCAAAAGAAGTCTTTTCGTCGATTTACAAAATCTTTTAGGAACTTCAAAACAGAACAATGTATCTTACCTGTTAATGGCAATGTATTTCGCGAGGTCTCTTGAGATGGCATATATTTGTCCAGTAGCATGCCGGAAGTACTTATTTCCAGGATCTCCGAATTTCCAGAACTCAGGTTCATGGTACTTAACATTCCtacaaagaaatgaaaattttgcaTACGAGTTTTAACTTTTACGAACTGAGAATGCCTTGATATTGAAAGTTTCAGAGGAAATTACTTTCGATTAAGAACTGGACCAGATTTCATGCATCCTATATACACCATGGATTTCAAACGATGTCTGGCTAACGTTGCAGCCAGAGTACCTATTCAACATTGCGACATTCAAAGAGTTTAACTTCTATACACTGACAGTTAACATGAACTTACATTACATCGTCATCAAAAGGAgagtggatatatatatatatatacctaaattAACGTGAACATCGTCATCAACCTTTACATAGAACTCTGCATCCCAGTTTGCAACTGCAGTAGCGAAAAAATCTTTTGTTTTTGCAGATAACTCATGGTATCCTTCTATGTGATCCTGTAAAAAATAGCAAATCCGAGATGACTGTATAAGCATAATTCAACCGTATATACAAAATGCAGATCGAATTGTAATGTATGTGCTTACTAAGCGAAGAATGTCTTTATGCTGAGCATCTTCAAGATCAACGGCTCGATCTAAAATGCTATTAGATATAGCACTGTATAGAAAAGACAGACAAACTTTTAGGCTAGATTATGCCCAAATTGTTtgatatgtcattcttttttcgCGTAAAAATGATCACTTGAAATACCATCACCAATGATTCGACTAGAAAGGCAAAATGATATGTCATTCTGAGCTATATTGTTGCTCGGACACTCCAAATTTAGAGAATCCGATATACATCCTACagtatttttgaagagtctgatcGAGTATGAGAGAACTAGAGTTCTCTTTGGATATATCGAATCATTTCAAAATGAAAACTTTAGAATACAACATTGGAAAGAAATATTCACCTGTGGCCTATCATGAAGCGAACAACGATCCCTTTTTCTTGCTCTAATCGGAGTAATTTTTCACCTAATATACACGTATTGTTAAAGGAGGATGCAACTTGAAAACTGAAAATACAAAGTATAAATATGTTACATACCTTGAGGCATCCAAGTTTCTCTAATGGAATCACGTCTCCTTCTGCCACTGAACGCGGTGTTTATTCCAATTACCACAAAAGGCTTCCTTCTTATCCCAATTCTTTCAGTATCCGCGGTGATCATGGTAGGTAAGTCTTCCATTTCCTTCGTACCAAGGAACGTCTTAGTTGAAGGCATTTCAAATCGGATCTTAGCAATTGAACTATCTAATGACCTGACACACATCACGAGAACAAGATTAtagaaatacaacaacaactacgCTTCAGTAACAAACAAGTTGGGGTCGGCTTTATGAATCCCACGCCTCTTAATtattgttcaaatgtgaaaacacatAAGGAATGAAGCTCTAAACTTATTATTAACGATACGAATAAACTCACCTAATAGCTTCATGGGCTTTGCTAAACTCTCCCAACATATCCTCCTCCTggtaaaaataggaaaaaatattctttactttcttaaactttgttcTCGTCAAACTAAGACAGATAAATTGAAACATAGGGAGTACATTTGTGTGTCCGCTTGTATTAAATGACATATTACATAGAGGATTGCCTAACTCTCATGTTAAGTTCTTGTTTCGACAAATCCAAAATCTTTATAGATAGAGCTAGCCAGTCGTTCAGCCCCAAACAATGAGGTGAATGAAATCCGATACATAAATCAGTTaataaaagaatagaaaaagCTCGAACCTGGATCTTTTTGGTTTCACAGTCATCACAACTGAATTTTGTCTCTTGATTGTACCGCCTTGGAAACGCGATCTCTCCAACTGATTCAGTTGGAGCCCAAATTCTAACAGATACaaagataaacacataaaaactgGTTCAATCATTGAATAACAAATTGATACGAAAATGAACCTCGAGCCTAATTCAATCCcaaaatctaactcataagtCACATAAACGATAAATGATCCAAGCCTAGACCAATGTGTGGATTCAACACAAGTGTCTTAGTGAACAGAGTTACCTGATACCTATTGTCGATAATAGGTATCTCAAGAAATTAGTTTAGATGGAAGCAAGTTGGCTCATACACGACatttatactttaaaaaaagaCATGCAAGTATTTACGAATCAGAAAATTGccatttttttttgataatttcttcAACAAACTCAAACAAATAAGCACAAAACCCAATCAAAAAACCCCTCCCCAGAATTTTATCcagaaaataacaaattaaacagtaaaaaaaattaatttttttttataccttTTAGAGAAAAACATTCCAAGAGCAAAGCTGaagaaacataaaataaaaatacatagaGGTGAAATTTTTCCTTTGCTtcgatttttcatatttatttgttctaattgtagaaaagaaaaaaaaaaattctttttttcaatttcctctactttgatttttttcttcttcttaataatatttgtaaAGTTGATTATTGGAATGACAATTGgctaaatattataaaatgagAAACCAAAACCAAACATTTGGCATCCTTTGGTTGTTTTTAATCGAAAATTATGAATCTCTTTTTCCAGAATTATAggataaacaacaaaaaaatatggttttaaataaagtttaattTTGAGTATGCATGATATACTCTCAACTCGTCTCCACTGTATCAGTTGAACACTTCAACTTACAAATGAGCATCTAAACACCTTAAATACTTATGTTTCACGTCAACATTGGGTATCTAGTACAAGACACAATGAGGACGAGTTAGACTGTTTAGTTGTCCACTGAGaccaaatatatgtatttagatGTGTACTCTCAAAGTTGGAATGTTTACTTATCAGCTAATATACCAAGCAATTGAAGTCAAGGCGCGACATTGTAAACAGAGTATAAGGGCTAATACATAGTACGTGTGATGCTAGCTAGATGGCGTTTTAATAAGTTTGATAACGCTGacaaataatacataaacatgaccttaacttggcttcagcGAACAACTATGCCCTCCAACATTGAGTGTGCATGcataaatagacacttaaacttatatagaattaaacaaatagacacacgtGTCTCACATGACACAATACATGTATGATGTCACATAAGATACAAAATTGCCATATAGGACGAATATGccaatttattcaattttatatagtTTAAGTGTCTGCGCATCCAAAGTTAGAAGTCATAATTGTCTGTTGAAACCAAGTTAAAAGGTCATGTCCTTTCTTTCCATTATAATAGAGCTTCCTTTCTTTCCATTATAACAgagatttttgtttgaattcgTCAATTAATTATAGTTTGCTTGCTTTAAATTGACAGGGTTTCGACTTTTATGATTGTTCCGGTGGGGAAGTTACATTAGAACGAATTCTGAACCTCAAAGAAGATCCTGACTTCGCGATAATGATGAAACTAGCTAACCGTGCTATCGAAGAATACAATGAAAAACAGGACAATGTATATGTACATGATCATAACTCTTCTTAATTCTGTAGAGCATGATATATGATTTGCTTGATCTCATTACAGGTTTTCAAGTACAAGGTTTTGAAGATTGAGAAAgcaaattttatgatattaggATATGAACAATATTTCATGACGGTTAAAGTTTTAAATCTCACTCTTGTTACTCCTATCGAGACTTTTTACATTCATGTTGCTAGAAGAATTCCGGATCGTTTTGAAGAAATCCTTTCGTGTAATCCAAAAGGAGTGGTAAGTAGGACGTAATGATAATCATATGTATTTGTTTTTCGCGAAAAACACACTTGTGATTGAGAACTAACTttactttgttttgtttctCCGAACTAATTTCCAGAAGCCGGATGTTAGTATATTTGGCAAGAAGAAGTGTTGGAGGGTGGTTCGTTGATCAGTATGAAATATGAACTTCAGCGAGAAGTGGTCAAGTGGAGAGGAAAAGACACTTGAAGTTTAgctatttaaatttgaattgtttgagATTTAAACATTTTACAAGTTTGATATATGATCTGCTTATGTTTAATATTAGACACCATGAGTTTGAGAAcatttgtttaatttgattataATTTGGTACAGAACATGAgatgaacaaaaatattttataagatAAAAGTTCGTctcaaatcaaaatcagatAGGATAGTAATTCCACCATTTTAATACAAGAGAtaatattgttaattatttgattagaaatataattacAAATTTTTAGATCGACAAATTTTTAAGGAAGTGATAATAAATCCACAtcgaaaaaagagaagaaagtgaGTAGTTTTATAAAGCATAGGCTTAAGTCATTgacggccccttaaagttgtctgcATATTctacttagacacctcaacaaACCCTTTTTCCTATTAGACACTCcaatcttcaaaaataaataccTATCAAACATTTTTCTGACACATAATCAAAAGAGGAAGTGCGTGTAATACACATGTACATGATGTGGCAAAATATCAAATCAGAGGAAGACACGTggcattttaatttaaaataattataaaaatgagttttgaaTATAAACAAatctaaagaaaataatttcaacttgaaaaagaaaagaaaagatattgTACACCCTCACCTCTCCCCCCAGACCCCCCACCGCAACCCACCCCACAATACCCCTCCCTTTCTTCTCTTTCCTTAACAGCTACCCTTATCCACCATGGTTAATTCTCAATATAGAAAAATGGAGGTTTTAATATGTCAAGCCCCGAGCCTACCCCCTGGATGTGACTGTCACTCGAAAatcattgctggcccccaagcgaacccttggcctgactttcttaactcagcggaaaactcaatgcaatgcaaggttttaaaacaacctgactgaaataaaatctggccacaaaggcaactcaagtctcaaaatagaatatttacatatatacataaatgagAGACTCCaaactaactaactgactgactgtctatgaagcctctgaaatactaagatggatgttgggacagaccccaagacatcctaataaaacaaaacttgagagaacaaaataactgagtcctccggaatgcaaagaggcttaccactgactctgaagtactcaactggatcaacggcgaacCGGATGTTGGCCCttggtacctgtgtctgcatcatagtaagatgcaggccaactggcatcagtacattgaatgtacgaatatgtgagctggaaagctaaaccataactcaagcttgaaaagagtacaaatGGACTCTTACcatggctctgttcaactcatgaataactgaactcaatatataaaacaatatataaagcttgtgaAACAGTGTAACCAACTTAGCtttgttaaagataaaacaataacaactcaactttacttatataaaagtaatataactttagtgggagactcTTTAATagacaatcaccactatgagccctagtggtgatacgacgttttacctcacgttgctcGAGGAccatcttataccttgccgtgcTATATGAAGCTAatgatacaatgttttacctcacgttgcccaaggaccatcttataccttgccgtgatataggaagctaactttaccaagtggatccactagcttaactttacggattcatctaaaaagtatgacccattaactcccatgttggcgcatggttcttatggagagttgagtttatatgaactcgtgtccccaattcggtgctcaggactactcccaaaaatacttagctcataagtgttttaaacacatctttctttgatttgagaaaattgctcaaaatctagcccaatggttctcttggaaatcgatgttcctttcttactcaaatgtaaaaacatttagaaacctCTTTGGGAAATACATAATTCTCTAATAACTTTCAAGAAATGGATTCgactttatgctcttgactCAATTTGAAACTCTtacttgacttaacttgaaacttgacttaactctttacttgacttgtcTTGAGCCTTAATAATGAAGttaaacattcaataaagactcatGACTTAACTTTAAAACTTGCTTGACTCCCTTCTTGAACTTATAGACTCAAcccttaacttcacttgacttggaaactaactttccttgaatcggaattatgaattcaaggtgtttgatcacgtGATATGGATGAATGCTTGATGTTTAGAcataccttggagtgttggaaacaacttgggaacataggtacaatacctagaaacatgcatgagaaagtggggaaaaaatgggaaaacttggcgctctgagaggcgcggagcgccagaccaaAAACTTCAGAGGAAGCCTACTGGCGCTCTGATGGGCGCGCCGCCCCAATGGGGAAAGTTCAGATCCCCTCTTGGGCGCGCTGACAGGCGCGACGCCGCACCCTTTTTCCCCGAAATTCGACTTTCCTCCTtagttttctccaactctaaaccttctacaCCTCAAAGTTTCCatccccaaacacttaaaacCATAAACCTCTCAACATAACATAGATTCAACTCATAAACACCATCGAAAACacacaccaaaccaacaagaactacaacacaacacaacacaactacaacttcaatcaaacataatcaatcttttctcgaaattaaacgagcttggcatgtgggggaaagaaccaacccaacactatgaactcacatacctaatagggatcaaccccgacgatatccacggcAATCTTACGATGAAAtcttacttcttcttcttctttctctcctcttcttctcttcttcactctcaaacccttaatttcactctttaaaatgaggaaaactcatcaaaatcagtctaacacactaatatatatccaaaagaaaagtctagggaaaagaccaaaatgcccttaaaattttccggacggattccctgccaactgcccaactttcaaagggcataactcactcatacgaactcggaaacGAGCAAACTctatggcgttggaaagatcattccacgaacTTTGCAAAATAACTGGAGCAACACCTAGATCATCCTGAactaggagttataactgtttaaagttggccaaaaactcattattttccatacttagccaaattttccagatttgaaatttttacatttttccaaaaaaatgactatttccaatttcaagctttttcaaagttattttcaaattgtcagatgttacataatatatatatattaagtatgaatttactatttttatttctctttatgccttctttcttatttccatttaaattgATAGTATTTTCTTGAAAGAtctgttctttcttttttcattgtgatttcaattttttttttctttttctgtttatGTTTGGTCACTTCGGTGTGGGTCGGGGGAGATGAGGAggaagagagaaaatatttaaataatggTTTTCATTTGTTCCGGCAAAGAAGATGATGGTCTCCATTTTTTCCGGCAAAAAAGATGTAGATGATGCTATCCATTTTTCGATAAAGAATTGTgatgatgatctccttttttcCGACAAAAAATGATGGGTTAATTCTACATctgaaaaattaataatatagtGAAGAAATGATGCATCAAGATCTTATGgtgaaagagagagaaagataaaaagatttttatttttttaaaaaaaaaaaataaagagaaaattgaaaaaaaaggaaaaacgttaatttatttatttcacgcGCCCAACAAGGTGTGCATTACACTTTTTGTGCCACATCTGCATAAAATGTTTAAGTGGTTCAAATTCGAGAGGGTATAGGTGTTTAATAGGTACAAGTCCTAGTTGAGATGTCTaggtgaattatgcggacaacttcaAGGGGCGAGACATGACTTAAGCCTAAAGCATAACACAAGTTCACACATATGACTAGCTCTCAGTACCCAAGTATTTTTTACTCTCTATTTTTATGTTAGTAAAATTAATGACATCCTAGATTTGTTGTTCTTTTAAGGTTCGTTTAGTAATTGGATAAGAAACAAATTATCCATGTATTAATTTTCGTATAAGTTATACGACGTTTGGTAGGTAAATATGAAATAGGTAA
Proteins encoded in this region:
- the LOC125862948 gene encoding cytoplasmic 60S subunit biogenesis factor REI1 homolog 1-like, with product FCSHAWFFQVAGVPGVRETIFLARQAALAEEKEKLSETPLLYVCGLCDKEYRSSKAHAQHLKSKTHLARASQRPGHPNENSVTIKPFLRHPRNETSRKAKEDIEENDESDESEWEEVDPDEEMISEATDSLTDLKMNEHTSNGNMDEDSDDEYVGNLDPSCCFMCDKEHKTIESCMIHMHKNHGFFIPDVEYLKDPKGFLTYLGLKVKRDFMCLYCNYRCLPFNSLEAVRKHMEAKNHCRVHYGDGDDDEEAELEEFYDYSSSFVDETGKQLISSDDTGNSVELGSGGSELIITRRNNDGRSVRTLGSREFLRYYRQKLRPTRTNDVAISAALAARYRSMGLATVQSREQMVKLKVLRAMNKSGVEIMRSKIGMKSNVIRNLPKNIPY
- the LOC125862445 gene encoding beta-1,3-galactosyltransferase 7-like — protein: MKNRSKGKISPLCIFILCFFSFALGMFFSKRIWAPTESVGEIAFPRRYNQETKFSCDDCETKKIQEEDMLGEFSKAHEAIRSLDSSIAKIRFEMPSTKTFLGTKEMEDLPTMITADTERIGIRRKPFVVIGINTAFSGRRRRDSIRETWMPQGEKLLRLEQEKGIVVRFMIGHSAISNSILDRAVDLEDAQHKDILRLDHIEGYHELSAKTKDFFATAVANWDAEFYVKVDDDVHVNLGTLAATLARHRLKSMVYIGCMKSGPVLNRKNVKYHEPEFWKFGDPGNKYFRHATGQIYAISRDLAKYIAINRPILHKYANEDVSLGAWLIGLEVEHIDDRSMCCGTPPECEWKAQSGKVCVASFEWSCSGICKSVQRIKHVHAKCGENAATLWDSLL